The genomic DNA GTTTCATTTGATATTACCTCCTCGTAGTAATATAATCATAATTTTTTGTTTATTTTTTTCTGATATAAAATTATCAGTAGTTATAATAAACTGTTTAAACCTATTCATCTTTATAATCGTAATGTACATCTCCTTCTGTATATTTCTTGTTGTAGTCTTTTAATAATGCTCTGACTTCAAATGATAGCCAGACAATAGCTATTAAGTTCGGAAGAACCATAAGACTATTGAAAATATCAGCTAAAGACCATACTAATTCCACTTCCTGTAATGATCCGACTATTATACAGACTATTACTATTATTCTATATGGAAGTAAGGCCGATTTTCCGAATAAATATTTAATATTGGATTCACCAAAATAATACCATCCTATTATAGTTGTAAATGCAAAAAATGCAAGACACACTGCCAATAAGATTGCTCCGGGTTCACCAAAGGATATTTTAAAAGCTCCCTGAGTAAGTTGAGCTCCCTTTAGGTATTTTCCATCAGCTCCCTGAACATTATACGCTCCTGTTACAAGGATAGATAAAGCTGTAGCAGAACATACAACTACAGTATCTATAAACACTCCTACTATAGCTGATAGTCCCTGTTCTGCCGGGTGTTTAACATGTGCTACTGCATGGGCATGAGGTGTAGAACCCATTCCTGCTTCATTTGAAAACAACCCTCTTGCAATACCCTTTTGAACTGCTGATTTTACTGCTACTCCTAAAATTCCTCCTGCCGCTGCAGTAGGAGTAAAAGCACTTTGTAATATCCATATAAATGTAGGAATTACTTTATCATGAAACATAAACAAAACTGCAATACTTGCAAATATATACACTGTTGCCATAACCGGAACTACCAATTCGGCAAACTTTGCAATTCTCTGCATTCCTCCCAAAAAGATTAATGCAGCAAGAACTGCCACTATAAGTCCTATTATTCCCGGATTTATACTTTCCAGTCCGCTTATTCCTTTAATTCCCGATGCTATGGAGTTTGCCTGAACCGCATTTCCCATAAAGCCTAATGCCAAAATTATAGATATTGCAAAAAATCCTGCCAAAAATTTACCGAATATTCCCGTTTTTTTCAAACCGTGAGATATGTAATATGCCGGACCTCCCACTAATTCTCCATTAATTTTAGTTCTATATTTCTGAGCTAAAGCAGCTTCAGTAAAAATGGTTCCCATTCCGAGAAAAGCTGAAACCCACATCCAGAAAATCGCTCCGGGTCCTCCTGCTGTTATGGCTGTTGCAACTCCGGCAACATTCCCTGTTCCCACTTGTGCCGCAATTGCAGTGGCAAGTGCCTGAAACGATGACATGGATCCTTCTTTGGAATTTTTCTGTTTTTTAAACAGACCTCCAAATACTATTCCTAAAGCTCTCGGAAATTTTGTTACTTGAGGAAATCCTAAAATAATACTTAAAAAAGCTCCCGCTCCCAATAATCCCCACATCAGGATATTACTGGCAATAAAATCATTTATTGTATTTATCAGATTTACTAACTGTTCGTAACCCATATTCTTCACTCCCTACATAAACTCTATTAAATTCATGTATGGAAAAACGACAGTTCAAAATTATTTTGCAGTAAAATTTATATTTATTATAATTTTCATTTGTGTGTA from Leptotrichia sp. OH3620_COT-345 includes the following:
- a CDS encoding sodium:alanine symporter family protein — encoded protein: MGYEQLVNLINTINDFIASNILMWGLLGAGAFLSIILGFPQVTKFPRALGIVFGGLFKKQKNSKEGSMSSFQALATAIAAQVGTGNVAGVATAITAGGPGAIFWMWVSAFLGMGTIFTEAALAQKYRTKINGELVGGPAYYISHGLKKTGIFGKFLAGFFAISIILALGFMGNAVQANSIASGIKGISGLESINPGIIGLIVAVLAALIFLGGMQRIAKFAELVVPVMATVYIFASIAVLFMFHDKVIPTFIWILQSAFTPTAAAGGILGVAVKSAVQKGIARGLFSNEAGMGSTPHAHAVAHVKHPAEQGLSAIVGVFIDTVVVCSATALSILVTGAYNVQGADGKYLKGAQLTQGAFKISFGEPGAILLAVCLAFFAFTTIIGWYYFGESNIKYLFGKSALLPYRIIVIVCIIVGSLQEVELVWSLADIFNSLMVLPNLIAIVWLSFEVRALLKDYNKKYTEGDVHYDYKDE